From a region of the Kaistia sp. 32K genome:
- a CDS encoding UxaA family hydrolase, producing the protein MSVTTAAQPRTLRLNATDNVRVAIDTILPGSVVEGVTASQRVPKGHKIAVVGIAEGAPILKFGQIIGFAKAPIAPGEWVHEHNCGMSEFDRDYQFAEGAHDDGLLPFNERRHFDGYHRPNGKVGTRNYIGILTSVNCSATVARYIADAFNRTDILKDYPNVDGVVSFVHGQGCGMGGSGEGYDTLERTQWGYASHPNLAGVLVVGLGCEVFQIPRLMKQYNLVEHDGFRTMTIQETGGTRKTIEAGIAVIKDMLPAANAYKRQPTPVSEIMVGLQCGGSDGYSGITANPALGHASDILVRHGGTTILSETPEIYGAEHLLTRRAADRQVGEKLVDLIKWWEDYTERNQGEMNNNPSPGNKLGGLTTILEKSLGAAAKGGTSTLRGVYKYAEPVDTHGFVYMDSPGYDPAAVTGQIASGANMIVFTTGRGSAAGYKPTPSIKLATNSDVYNRMIEDMDINCGDVLDGVSIEEKGQEIFDEIVAVASGKHSKSEDLGYGDAEFVPWQIGAVM; encoded by the coding sequence ATGAGCGTCACCACCGCTGCCCAGCCCAGAACCCTTCGCCTGAACGCCACCGACAATGTCCGCGTCGCCATCGACACGATCCTGCCGGGATCGGTGGTGGAGGGCGTCACCGCCAGCCAGCGCGTGCCGAAGGGCCACAAGATCGCTGTTGTCGGCATCGCCGAGGGCGCGCCGATCCTGAAGTTCGGCCAGATCATCGGCTTCGCCAAGGCGCCGATCGCGCCGGGCGAGTGGGTGCACGAGCATAATTGCGGCATGTCCGAGTTCGACCGCGACTATCAGTTCGCGGAAGGCGCGCATGACGACGGCCTGCTGCCGTTCAACGAGCGTCGCCATTTCGACGGCTACCATCGCCCGAACGGCAAGGTCGGCACGCGCAACTACATCGGCATCCTGACCAGCGTGAACTGCTCGGCGACGGTCGCCCGCTACATCGCCGACGCCTTCAACCGCACCGACATCCTGAAGGACTACCCGAACGTCGACGGCGTCGTTTCCTTCGTGCACGGCCAGGGCTGCGGCATGGGCGGATCGGGCGAGGGCTACGACACGCTCGAGCGCACGCAGTGGGGCTATGCCAGCCACCCGAATCTCGCCGGCGTGCTCGTCGTCGGCCTCGGCTGTGAAGTGTTCCAGATCCCGCGCCTGATGAAGCAGTATAATCTCGTCGAGCATGACGGCTTCCGGACGATGACGATCCAGGAGACTGGCGGCACCCGCAAGACGATCGAGGCGGGCATCGCCGTCATCAAGGACATGCTGCCGGCCGCCAACGCCTACAAGCGCCAGCCGACCCCGGTCTCCGAGATCATGGTCGGCCTGCAGTGCGGCGGCTCCGACGGCTATTCCGGCATCACCGCCAACCCGGCGCTCGGCCACGCCTCCGACATCCTCGTCCGCCACGGCGGCACGACGATCCTGTCGGAGACGCCGGAGATCTACGGCGCCGAGCACCTGCTCACCCGCCGCGCCGCCGATCGCCAGGTCGGCGAGAAGCTGGTCGACCTGATCAAGTGGTGGGAAGACTATACCGAGCGCAACCAGGGCGAGATGAACAACAACCCGTCGCCCGGCAACAAGCTCGGCGGCCTGACGACCATTCTCGAGAAGTCGCTTGGCGCCGCCGCCAAGGGCGGCACCTCGACGCTGCGCGGCGTCTACAAATATGCCGAGCCGGTCGACACGCACGGCTTCGTCTACATGGACAGCCCCGGCTACGATCCGGCCGCCGTCACCGGCCAGATCGCGTCCGGCGCCAACATGATCGTCTTCACGACGGGCCGCGGGTCGGCCGCCGGCTACAAGCCGACGCCCTCGATCAAGCTCGCCACCAATTCCGACGTCTACAACCGCATGATCGAAGACATGGACATCAATTGCGGCGACGTCCTCGACGGCGTCTCGATCGAGGAAAAGGGCCAGGAGATTTTTGACGAGATCGTCGCGGTCGCTTCCGGCAAGCACTCGAAGTCGGAAGACCTCGGCTATGGCGACGCGGAATTCGTGCCGTGGCAGATCGGCGCCGTGATGTAA
- a CDS encoding aldo/keto reductase, which translates to MRTRRLGSTDLEVSVIGLGTNNFGGRIDLEASRQVIDAAIDAGINFFDTADIYADTRSESILGEVLGSRRDAIVLATKFGKPIAGATETKRASRDYIARAVEASLKRLKTDRIDLYQQHEPDPHTPIEETLGALEDLVAAGKIRYYGASNFTPKQLREAQAAARKAGYRGFVSSQDEYSLVERTIEKELLPVVREEKLALIPFFPLASGLLSGKYRRGELPTGSRFGAWKHLSDRYLTPRNMVLVEKFDAFAAAWGHSVLELAFAWLLAQDSVPSVIAGATTPEQIAANAKASDWQLTAADVAAFEALV; encoded by the coding sequence ATGCGGACGCGCAGGCTTGGCAGCACGGATCTCGAAGTTTCGGTGATCGGTCTCGGCACCAACAATTTCGGCGGGCGGATCGATCTCGAGGCATCGCGGCAGGTGATCGACGCGGCGATCGACGCGGGCATCAATTTCTTCGACACCGCCGACATCTATGCCGATACCCGCTCGGAAAGCATTTTGGGCGAGGTGCTGGGATCGCGGCGCGACGCAATCGTGCTCGCGACCAAGTTCGGCAAGCCGATCGCCGGGGCGACCGAGACGAAGCGCGCCTCGCGCGACTACATCGCCCGCGCCGTCGAGGCCAGTTTGAAGCGCCTCAAGACCGACCGCATCGACCTCTACCAGCAGCACGAGCCCGACCCGCATACGCCGATCGAGGAGACGCTGGGCGCGCTCGAGGATCTCGTGGCCGCGGGCAAGATCCGCTACTACGGCGCCTCCAATTTCACGCCGAAGCAGCTGCGCGAGGCGCAGGCGGCGGCGCGCAAGGCGGGCTATCGCGGCTTCGTCTCCAGCCAGGACGAATACAGCCTGGTCGAGCGCACGATCGAGAAGGAGCTGCTGCCGGTGGTGCGCGAGGAGAAGCTGGCGCTGATCCCGTTCTTCCCGCTGGCGAGCGGCCTGCTCTCCGGCAAGTATCGCCGCGGCGAGCTCCCGACCGGCAGCCGGTTCGGCGCCTGGAAGCATCTGAGCGACCGCTATCTGACGCCGCGCAACATGGTGCTGGTCGAGAAGTTCGACGCCTTTGCCGCCGCCTGGGGCCACAGCGTGCTCGAACTCGCCTTCGCCTGGCTGCTGGCGCAGGATTCGGTGCCGTCCGTGATCGCCGGCGCGACGACGCCGGAGCAGATCGCCGCCAACGCGAAGGCGTCGGACTGGCAGCTGACGGCGGCCGACGTCGCCGCCTTCGAGGCGCTGGTCTGA
- the mdoH gene encoding glucans biosynthesis glucosyltransferase MdoH → MPTETPGDMPPQSLWRFRRRDRRKFSDPRRSRSSWVRRIAILGSAFALAAIAVYEMEQVLIVGGLTPVEISVLVLFALNFGWIAMAFTSAIAGYGVVMGRLHRPKRTPAGPLGSRTAMLMPTYNEDPSRVFAAVEAMATGLDELRQGPAFDWFILSDTTDPDVALQEEAALLTLRGRLGDRARIYYRRRRKNIARKSGNVADFCTRWGAAYDHMLVLDADSLIAPETIVELARRMEEDPDSGLIQTIPALVNGTTIIARLQQFAGRVYGPVVGAGLAFWTGSEGNYWGHNAIIRTRAFMESAGLPDLPGKPPFGGHILSHDFVEAALLRRAGWTVRIADDLAGSYEESPPSIIDLAVRDRRWCQGNLQHTLVLPARGLHWVSRIHLLTGIGSYLASPLWLMLILAGLVLSLQAHFIRPEYFTEDFQLFPTWPVIDAERAFRLFGLTLVILFGPKFLGLVAFLRNRDDRRTVGGFRTLASFLFEIIISALIAPVMMLVHTGAILSILLGRDSGWKPQRRDDGGVPLRSLIARHRWHFLIGAALLFAAWLDSWVLVAWMSPAILGLLLVVPVSGWTGSNRVGRFVRRMGLLRTPEEVDPPAVARSAAAIRPVYEAAIEVAPDLVTIASDANLRAVHLALIDAVPERKPGKVEAVEALSAAKIDDATSIAEAVSFLTPQERAMVMATPALLSRLSALPT, encoded by the coding sequence ATGCCGACGGAAACCCCTGGCGACATGCCGCCGCAATCGCTCTGGCGGTTTCGCCGGCGCGATCGGCGCAAGTTCAGCGATCCACGACGGTCCCGGTCGTCGTGGGTCCGGCGCATCGCGATTCTCGGCAGCGCGTTCGCGCTCGCCGCGATCGCGGTCTATGAAATGGAGCAGGTGCTGATCGTCGGCGGACTGACGCCGGTCGAGATCAGCGTGCTCGTGCTGTTCGCGCTGAATTTCGGCTGGATCGCGATGGCCTTCACCAGCGCGATCGCCGGATATGGCGTCGTCATGGGCCGGCTGCATCGGCCGAAGCGGACGCCCGCGGGGCCGCTCGGCTCGCGCACCGCCATGCTCATGCCGACCTACAACGAGGATCCGTCCCGGGTCTTCGCCGCGGTCGAGGCCATGGCGACCGGGCTCGACGAACTGCGCCAGGGCCCGGCCTTCGACTGGTTCATCCTGTCGGACACCACCGATCCCGACGTCGCGCTGCAGGAAGAAGCGGCGCTGCTGACGCTGCGCGGCCGCCTCGGCGACCGGGCGCGCATCTACTATCGCCGCCGCCGCAAGAATATCGCGCGGAAATCCGGCAACGTCGCCGATTTCTGCACGCGCTGGGGCGCGGCCTATGACCATATGCTGGTGCTGGACGCCGACAGCCTGATCGCCCCCGAGACGATCGTCGAGCTGGCGCGCCGCATGGAGGAAGACCCGGATTCCGGCCTGATCCAGACGATCCCGGCGCTGGTCAACGGCACCACCATCATCGCGCGGCTGCAGCAGTTCGCCGGCCGCGTCTATGGCCCGGTCGTCGGCGCCGGCCTCGCCTTCTGGACCGGCTCCGAGGGCAATTACTGGGGCCACAACGCCATCATCCGCACCCGCGCCTTCATGGAATCGGCGGGACTGCCGGATCTCCCCGGCAAGCCGCCCTTCGGCGGCCATATCCTGAGCCATGATTTCGTCGAGGCGGCGCTGCTGCGCCGCGCCGGCTGGACGGTTCGGATCGCCGACGACCTCGCCGGCTCCTATGAAGAGAGCCCGCCCTCGATCATCGATCTCGCCGTGCGCGACCGCCGCTGGTGCCAGGGCAACCTGCAGCACACGCTCGTGCTGCCGGCGCGCGGCCTGCACTGGGTCAGCCGTATCCATCTTTTGACCGGCATCGGCTCCTACCTCGCCTCGCCGCTCTGGCTGATGCTGATCCTCGCCGGCCTGGTGCTGTCGCTGCAGGCGCACTTCATCCGTCCGGAATATTTCACCGAGGATTTCCAGCTCTTCCCGACCTGGCCGGTGATCGACGCCGAGCGCGCCTTCCGCCTGTTCGGCCTGACGCTCGTCATTCTGTTCGGGCCGAAGTTCCTCGGCCTCGTCGCCTTCCTGCGCAACCGCGACGACCGCCGCACCGTCGGCGGCTTCCGCACCCTCGCGAGCTTCCTGTTCGAGATCATCATCTCGGCGCTCATCGCGCCGGTGATGATGCTCGTCCATACCGGCGCCATCCTGTCGATCCTGCTCGGCCGCGATTCCGGCTGGAAGCCGCAGCGTCGCGACGATGGCGGCGTGCCGCTGCGCTCGCTGATCGCCCGCCACCGCTGGCACTTCCTGATCGGCGCCGCGCTGCTCTTCGCCGCCTGGCTCGACAGCTGGGTGCTGGTCGCCTGGATGTCGCCGGCCATTCTCGGTCTGCTGCTGGTCGTGCCGGTCTCCGGCTGGACCGGCTCCAACCGCGTCGGCCGCTTCGTCCGCCGGATGGGCCTGCTGCGCACGCCGGAGGAGGTCGATCCGCCGGCCGTCGCCCGCAGCGCCGCCGCCATCCGCCCGGTCTACGAGGCGGCGATCGAGGTCGCGCCGGACCTGGTCACCATCGCCAGCGACGCCAATCTGCGCGCCGTCCACCTGGCGCTGATCGACGCCGTGCCCGAGCGGAAGCCCGGCAAGGTCGAGGCGGTCGAGGCGCTGTCGGCGGCGAAAATCGACGACGCCACCTCCATCGCCGAGGCGGTTTCCTTCCTGACGCCGCAGGAGCGCGCCATGGTCATGGCGACGCCTGCGCTTCTGAGCCGGCTCAGCGCCTTGCCCACCTGA
- a CDS encoding glucan biosynthesis protein, which produces MTETPYKITRRRLLASAGAFVAAAAIGDLYPDQAMAQATNIAASLATDGPFTRSTVAEIARRLSRVPFAAPASRLPDVLQNLTYDQYRDIRFKSAASVWANDGLPFKLQLFHPGFYFKEPIEVAIVKDGQAKHLPYSTNLFDFGPLVPKGIPDEDMGFAGIRVHGPINKPDYFDEVLVFQGASYFRSLGKGQVYGISARGLALKTAEPEGEEFPIFRAFWVETPVQQGDTIVLHALLDSPSAAGAYRFTVRPGYPTTMDVEATLFPRTELTKVGLAPGTSMFFFGANDRLGVDDFRPEVHDSDGLLMVNGRGERLWRPVSNPTTLQISAFVDAGPRGFGLMQRDRVFETYQDLEAVYERRPSLWVEPVGDWGQGAVTLVEIPTNSEIHDNIVAYWQPKDPIPAGSEYSFAYRLSWGGDPNFVPGGMVVAGTRVGRSTLDGDSPARRFVIDFFPPVPLEGKPAPEPKATVTTSKGKISNVVLIPNPKLGEGWRVNFELDPEDATLVELRTVLQFPDERPAETWVYRWTA; this is translated from the coding sequence ATGACTGAGACTCCGTACAAGATCACGCGGCGCCGCCTGCTGGCCTCTGCCGGCGCTTTTGTCGCCGCCGCAGCGATTGGCGATCTCTATCCCGACCAGGCCATGGCACAGGCGACCAACATCGCCGCCTCGCTGGCGACGGATGGTCCCTTCACGCGGTCGACCGTGGCCGAGATCGCCCGGCGCCTGTCGCGCGTGCCGTTCGCCGCACCCGCATCGCGCCTGCCGGACGTGCTGCAGAACCTCACCTATGACCAGTATCGCGACATCCGCTTCAAGTCGGCGGCGTCGGTCTGGGCCAATGACGGGCTGCCGTTCAAGCTGCAGCTCTTCCATCCCGGCTTCTACTTCAAGGAGCCGATCGAGGTTGCGATCGTCAAGGACGGCCAGGCCAAGCACCTGCCCTACTCGACCAACCTGTTCGACTTCGGGCCGCTGGTGCCGAAGGGCATTCCGGACGAGGACATGGGCTTCGCCGGCATCCGCGTGCACGGCCCGATCAACAAGCCGGACTATTTCGACGAAGTCCTCGTCTTCCAGGGCGCCAGCTATTTCCGCTCGCTCGGCAAGGGCCAGGTCTACGGCATCTCGGCCCGCGGCCTGGCGCTGAAGACGGCCGAGCCCGAGGGCGAGGAATTCCCGATCTTCCGCGCCTTCTGGGTCGAGACCCCGGTCCAGCAGGGCGACACGATCGTGCTGCACGCGCTGCTCGACAGCCCGAGCGCGGCCGGCGCCTACCGCTTCACCGTCCGTCCCGGCTATCCGACCACGATGGACGTCGAGGCGACGCTGTTCCCGCGCACCGAGCTGACCAAGGTCGGCCTGGCGCCTGGCACCAGCATGTTCTTCTTCGGCGCCAACGACCGCCTCGGCGTCGACGACTTCCGCCCCGAGGTGCATGATTCGGACGGCCTGCTGATGGTCAACGGCCGCGGCGAGCGGCTGTGGCGTCCGGTCTCCAACCCGACGACGCTGCAGATCAGCGCCTTCGTCGACGCCGGCCCGCGCGGCTTCGGCCTGATGCAGCGCGACCGCGTGTTCGAGACCTATCAGGATCTCGAGGCCGTCTACGAGCGTCGCCCGAGCCTCTGGGTCGAGCCGGTCGGCGACTGGGGCCAGGGCGCCGTGACGCTGGTCGAGATCCCGACCAATTCGGAGATCCACGACAACATCGTCGCCTACTGGCAGCCGAAGGATCCGATTCCCGCCGGATCGGAATATTCCTTCGCCTATCGCCTGTCCTGGGGCGGCGATCCGAACTTCGTCCCGGGCGGCATGGTCGTCGCCGGAACGCGCGTCGGTCGCTCGACGCTGGACGGCGACTCGCCCGCTCGCCGCTTTGTGATCGATTTCTTCCCGCCGGTGCCCCTCGAAGGCAAGCCGGCGCCCGAACCGAAGGCGACGGTGACCACGTCCAAGGGTAAGATCAGCAATGTCGTGCTGATCCCCAATCCCAAGCTGGGCGAGGGCTGGCGGGTCAATTTCGAGCTCGATCCGGAAGACGCGACGCTCGTCGAGTTGCGGACCGTGCTGCAGTTCCCCGATGAACGACCAGCGGAGACCTGGGTCTATCGATGGACGGCGTGA
- a CDS encoding ribokinase has product MITVFGSVNIDLVSRTARLPRPGETVPGSDYKLIPGGKGANQALAARRAGATVKMIGAVGSDDMATVALSELEAGGVDLSGIQRRGATTGMAVITVDDHAENTIVLSPGANAKLLASDLEGSAIGAGDTLLLQMETPFAETLAAARIAKAAGARVVLSIAPFLPVEREAFADVDMILVNETEAADLARHLGLLPGSTGAETVARLASELKRTVIATLGADGAVAATENDTISVPALKVVPVDTTGAGDTFCGVLAALLDEGADLATAMRHASVAGSLACAKAGAQPSFPLRAAIELSLSGDPAFP; this is encoded by the coding sequence ATGATCACGGTATTTGGTTCGGTCAACATCGACCTCGTCAGTCGCACCGCGCGCCTGCCACGCCCGGGGGAGACCGTGCCGGGATCGGACTACAAGCTCATCCCCGGCGGCAAGGGCGCCAACCAGGCGCTGGCCGCGCGACGCGCCGGCGCAACCGTCAAGATGATCGGCGCGGTCGGCTCCGACGACATGGCGACCGTGGCCCTCAGCGAGCTGGAAGCGGGCGGCGTCGACCTCTCGGGCATCCAGCGCCGCGGCGCCACCACCGGCATGGCGGTGATCACCGTCGACGACCACGCCGAGAACACGATCGTGCTGTCGCCGGGCGCCAACGCCAAGCTGCTGGCGAGCGACCTCGAAGGCAGCGCGATCGGCGCCGGCGACACACTGCTCCTGCAGATGGAAACACCGTTCGCCGAGACGCTCGCCGCCGCGCGCATCGCCAAGGCGGCCGGCGCCCGCGTCGTGCTGTCGATCGCGCCGTTCCTGCCGGTCGAGCGCGAGGCCTTCGCCGATGTCGACATGATCCTCGTCAACGAGACCGAGGCGGCCGACCTCGCCCGCCATCTCGGCCTGCTGCCGGGCTCGACCGGCGCCGAGACCGTGGCGCGGCTCGCGAGCGAGCTGAAGCGCACCGTGATCGCCACGCTCGGGGCCGACGGCGCCGTCGCCGCCACCGAGAACGACACGATCAGCGTGCCGGCGCTCAAGGTGGTGCCCGTCGACACGACCGGCGCGGGCGACACGTTCTGCGGCGTGCTGGCGGCGCTGCTCGACGAGGGCGCGGATCTCGCCACCGCCATGCGGCATGCCTCGGTCGCCGGCTCGCTCGCCTGCGCCAAGGCCGGCGCGCAGCCGAGCTTCCCGCTGCGCGCGGCGATCGAATTGTCGCTGTCGGGCGACCCCGCTTTTCCGTGA
- a CDS encoding Nramp family divalent metal transporter translates to MPSLSEVHGSIPVAETGPNWRKAAAFLGPGYLVAVGYMDPGNWATSIAGGSRFGYTLLFVVLLSSLMAMILQALASRLAIATGRDLAQACRDAYPAPVAALLWLLAEVAICATDLAEVIGTAIGLNLLFGIPLEIGVVITALDVFLVLYLQTKGFRWVEALVISLLGVIAVSFLVQIVMADPNWGDLVRGFVPNPEIVRNPDMLYLALGIIGATVMPHNLYLHSGIVQTRAYHADDEGKRQAIRFATLDSTLALVFALLINASILVLAASAFHAKGSTEVVELDKAYALLHPLLGSSLAPTLFAIALLCCGLNSTVTATMAGQIVMEGFLNIRLAPWLRRLITRGLAIVPAAVVTILYGESGAGQLLILSQVILSLQLPFAVIPLVMFTAERRKMGAFAAPRWLSAIAGIVAAVIIVLNMKLLFDFMAGGG, encoded by the coding sequence ATGCCCTCGCTTTCCGAAGTCCATGGTTCGATCCCCGTCGCAGAGACCGGTCCAAACTGGCGCAAGGCCGCCGCCTTCCTGGGCCCCGGCTATCTCGTCGCCGTCGGCTATATGGACCCCGGCAACTGGGCGACCTCGATCGCCGGCGGCTCGCGCTTCGGCTACACCCTGCTCTTCGTGGTGCTGCTGTCGAGCCTGATGGCGATGATCCTGCAGGCGCTGGCCTCACGGCTTGCCATCGCCACCGGGCGCGACCTGGCGCAGGCCTGCCGCGATGCCTATCCGGCGCCGGTCGCGGCGCTGCTCTGGCTGCTGGCGGAAGTCGCCATCTGCGCCACCGACCTCGCCGAGGTGATCGGCACGGCGATCGGCCTCAATCTGCTCTTCGGCATCCCGCTCGAGATCGGCGTCGTCATCACGGCGCTCGACGTCTTCCTGGTGCTCTATCTGCAGACCAAGGGATTCCGCTGGGTCGAGGCACTGGTGATCTCGCTGCTCGGCGTCATCGCCGTCTCGTTCCTTGTGCAGATCGTCATGGCCGATCCGAACTGGGGCGACCTCGTCCGCGGCTTCGTGCCGAACCCGGAGATCGTCAGAAATCCGGACATGCTCTATCTGGCGCTCGGCATCATCGGCGCCACCGTCATGCCGCATAACCTCTACCTGCATTCCGGCATCGTGCAGACGCGCGCCTATCACGCCGACGACGAGGGCAAGCGCCAGGCGATCCGCTTCGCCACCCTCGATTCGACCCTGGCGCTCGTCTTCGCACTGCTGATCAACGCCTCGATCCTGGTGCTCGCGGCTTCCGCCTTCCACGCCAAGGGCTCGACCGAGGTGGTCGAGTTGGACAAGGCCTATGCGCTGCTGCACCCGCTGCTCGGCTCGTCGCTGGCGCCGACCTTGTTCGCGATCGCGCTGCTCTGCTGCGGCCTCAATTCGACCGTCACCGCCACCATGGCCGGCCAGATCGTCATGGAGGGCTTCCTCAACATCCGCCTGGCGCCGTGGCTGCGCCGGTTGATCACGCGCGGCCTCGCCATCGTCCCGGCCGCGGTCGTCACCATCCTCTATGGCGAGAGCGGCGCCGGCCAGCTCCTGATCCTGTCACAGGTAATCCTGAGCCTGCAGCTGCCCTTCGCGGTGATCCCGCTGGTGATGTTCACGGCCGAGCGCCGCAAGATGGGCGCCTTCGCCGCGCCGCGCTGGCTCTCCGCCATCGCCGGCATCGTCGCGGCGGTGATCATCGTGCTGAACATGAAGCTGCTGTTCGATTTCATGGCGGGCGGCGGATAG